From one Pieris brassicae chromosome 5, ilPieBrab1.1, whole genome shotgun sequence genomic stretch:
- the LOC123710468 gene encoding activating transcription factor of chaperone isoform X1: protein MMSTSEWDWSLASADGLLTCNEKSLLLEVDLFQHDDDLLKNFGAGTKFEPSGYLTDDVSNTLYPPSPSESKPTQAELASDLLQQLETQCKQENIFSNWLEEKVDLPIFENISQVPDRVEVPQVAAVPPYSAIPIAPQPTEDLLREFETVYGAVELTHLTPPQSPPGPATQLLLSYAQQAQSAAPLPQQDQWPVSIPPTVPDYEYQALEDLVRHRAAQLTSPIPSGDSATPASSPPSSPRSCSTDDEWSSCRPKPYTRNVDDRRSRKKEQNKNAATRYRQKKKAEIEVLLNEEQNLRQRHVELGDKCSDLQREIKYLKGLMRDLFKAKGLIK from the exons GATGAGTACGAGCGAATGGGATTGGTCTTTGGCTTCGGCCGACGGCCTTCTAACATGTAATGAAAAGTCTTTGCTGCTCGAAGTAGATCTCTTCCAACATGATGACG ATCTGTTAAAGAACTTCGGCGCTGGTACCAAATTCGAGCCCAGCGGTTACTTAACGGATGACGTGTCTAACACCTTGTATCCGCCATCACCATCCGAATCCAAGCCCACACAAGCGGAGTTGGCGAGCGATCTTTTGCAGCAGCTCGAAACACAATGTAAACAAG aaaacatattttccaACTGGTTGGAAGAGAAGGTGGACCTGCCCATCTTCGAGAACATCTCCCAAGTACCGGACCGCGTTGAGGTGCCTCAAGTAGCAGCGGTGCCTCCATACTCTGCTATTCCGATCGCGCCGCAGCCCACAGAAGATCTATTGCGCGAGTTTGAAACCGTCTACGGCGCTGTGGAACTAACGCATCTCACTCCCCCACAAAGCCCCCCCGGCCCAGCTACCCAGCTTCTCCTCAGCTACGCCCAACAGGCTCAGAGCGCTGCCCCACTACCACAGCAAGATCAATGGCCGGTTTCCATCCCGCCGACAGTGCCGGATTATGAATACCAAGCTCTTGAAGATCTAGTTCGTCACCGCGCCGCGCAACTCACGTCCCCCATTCCATCCGGCGATAGCGCCACTCCTGCTTCTTCCCCTCCCTCCTCCCCCCGCTCCTGCTCCACTGACGACGAGTGGAGCTCCTGCCGCCCAAAGCCCTATACCCGCAACGTCGACGATCGCCGCTCGCGGAAAAAGGAGCAAAACAAGAACGCGGCAACCCGCTATCGCCAAAAGAAGAAAGCAGAGATCGAGGTCCTCCTCAACGAGGAGCAAAATCTCCGTCAGCGCCACGTAGAACTCGGCGACAAGTGTTCGGACCTTCAGCGTGAGATCAAATACCTAAAGGGCCTCATGCGTGACCTCTTCAAAGCGAAAggactaataaaataa
- the LOC123710468 gene encoding activating transcription factor of chaperone isoform X2 encodes MDEMCCLKNNGMCYLCRDFQLSLFQNLLKNFGAGTKFEPSGYLTDDVSNTLYPPSPSESKPTQAELASDLLQQLETQCKQENIFSNWLEEKVDLPIFENISQVPDRVEVPQVAAVPPYSAIPIAPQPTEDLLREFETVYGAVELTHLTPPQSPPGPATQLLLSYAQQAQSAAPLPQQDQWPVSIPPTVPDYEYQALEDLVRHRAAQLTSPIPSGDSATPASSPPSSPRSCSTDDEWSSCRPKPYTRNVDDRRSRKKEQNKNAATRYRQKKKAEIEVLLNEEQNLRQRHVELGDKCSDLQREIKYLKGLMRDLFKAKGLIK; translated from the exons ATGGACGAAAtgtgttgtttaaaaaataacggcATGTGCTACCTGTGCAGGGATTTTCAGCTGtcattatttcaaa ATCTGTTAAAGAACTTCGGCGCTGGTACCAAATTCGAGCCCAGCGGTTACTTAACGGATGACGTGTCTAACACCTTGTATCCGCCATCACCATCCGAATCCAAGCCCACACAAGCGGAGTTGGCGAGCGATCTTTTGCAGCAGCTCGAAACACAATGTAAACAAG aaaacatattttccaACTGGTTGGAAGAGAAGGTGGACCTGCCCATCTTCGAGAACATCTCCCAAGTACCGGACCGCGTTGAGGTGCCTCAAGTAGCAGCGGTGCCTCCATACTCTGCTATTCCGATCGCGCCGCAGCCCACAGAAGATCTATTGCGCGAGTTTGAAACCGTCTACGGCGCTGTGGAACTAACGCATCTCACTCCCCCACAAAGCCCCCCCGGCCCAGCTACCCAGCTTCTCCTCAGCTACGCCCAACAGGCTCAGAGCGCTGCCCCACTACCACAGCAAGATCAATGGCCGGTTTCCATCCCGCCGACAGTGCCGGATTATGAATACCAAGCTCTTGAAGATCTAGTTCGTCACCGCGCCGCGCAACTCACGTCCCCCATTCCATCCGGCGATAGCGCCACTCCTGCTTCTTCCCCTCCCTCCTCCCCCCGCTCCTGCTCCACTGACGACGAGTGGAGCTCCTGCCGCCCAAAGCCCTATACCCGCAACGTCGACGATCGCCGCTCGCGGAAAAAGGAGCAAAACAAGAACGCGGCAACCCGCTATCGCCAAAAGAAGAAAGCAGAGATCGAGGTCCTCCTCAACGAGGAGCAAAATCTCCGTCAGCGCCACGTAGAACTCGGCGACAAGTGTTCGGACCTTCAGCGTGAGATCAAATACCTAAAGGGCCTCATGCGTGACCTCTTCAAAGCGAAAggactaataaaataa